From Mesotoga sp. Brook.08.105.5.1, one genomic window encodes:
- a CDS encoding type II secretion system protein has protein sequence MKNRKRGFSLVELLIVLAVIAALIATITPVALNAIRKAKATQVAQNLKTLASAIENKAYVDGSSALTSTLSISLLARDVKVEDYGAYILPGTGGSYTVSVFYVGADSDFTSVKAVLDNVTKGSITTGTGGFYLSGGLSSTNGNTIKYVFPFTVY, from the coding sequence ATGAAGAACAGAAAAAGAGGATTTTCACTTGTTGAACTGTTGATAGTGCTCGCAGTTATCGCAGCATTGATCGCCACAATCACCCCCGTCGCACTGAATGCAATCCGAAAGGCCAAAGCCACCCAGGTTGCTCAGAACCTTAAGACTCTCGCAAGCGCTATTGAAAACAAGGCTTACGTTGATGGCTCAAGTGCACTAACCTCAACACTCTCTATCAGTTTACTTGCAAGAGATGTAAAGGTCGAAGATTATGGTGCATACATACTTCCAGGAACCGGAGGATCCTACACAGTATCAGTATTCTATGTTGGTGCAGATTCCGATTTCACTTCCGTTAAGGCTGTTTTGGACAATGTCACTAAAGGTTCAATAACAACTGGTACAGGTGGATTCTATCTTAGTGGAGGTCTATCATCTACAAATGGAAACACAATAAAATACGTATTCCCGTTCACAGTATATTGA